In [Leptolyngbya] sp. PCC 7376, a genomic segment contains:
- a CDS encoding cupin domain-containing protein — translation MKVILGLSAALAVVGMSFCGGEAIAHKVRYAHEHESVEPQNEQEILEQEGENEYKLKPGSNEMLRAPISMADGLEVIVSDVIIPPNATVPRHFHPGEEFIYLIEGSVVNVVEGLPDTIMRAGETFVMPPGVEHAPYATDEGARAIVFRVHVEGHPERYLVE, via the coding sequence ATGAAAGTAATATTAGGTTTGTCAGCGGCATTAGCTGTTGTAGGCATGAGTTTTTGTGGTGGTGAGGCGATCGCTCACAAAGTTAGATATGCCCATGAACATGAATCCGTAGAGCCACAAAACGAACAGGAAATCCTTGAACAAGAGGGCGAGAACGAATACAAGCTCAAGCCCGGCTCCAATGAAATGCTGCGCGCACCGATCTCAATGGCTGATGGTCTAGAGGTCATTGTTTCCGATGTGATTATTCCACCAAATGCCACAGTGCCGCGGCATTTCCACCCCGGCGAAGAGTTTATTTATTTGATTGAAGGTTCTGTCGTAAATGTCGTAGAAGGATTACCCGATACGATCATGCGAGCTGGAGAAACCTTTGTAATGCCTCCCGGAGTTGAGCATGCTCCCTACGCAACCGATGAAGGCGCAAGGGCGATCGTTTTTCGAGTCCATGTAGAAGGTCACCCCGAACGATACCTCGTCGAATAA